The genomic window ttcaAAAGCTtaatttaagaaattgttttgtttaCAGTATAAAGTTTTGCTGTATTCTTTGGATGGCCGGTTGTTGTCAACATACTCTGCATATGAGTGGTCACTCGGTATCAAGACTATAGCCTGGAGTCCTAGCAGCCAGTTTTTGGCCATTGGAAGCTACGATGAAAAGGTAGGGCGTATGTGGATGATAAAATTTTTAGAATTGGCCATGTGCCTTTGTTTAATGCAAGATAGCAGCTCTGATCTTGTTTCTTTAAATAGGTGCGGATTCTCAACCACGTGACTTGGAAGATGATTACGGAGTTTGGACATACTGCAACCATTAATAACCCCAAGATAGTAAGTTTGGGGTTTATGCTGTTAGTGAAAATTATAGGGgtctttgattttattgatttcagTCTCCACCAATTCAGATAGAAATCCAGccatgtatttttatataagtAGCCATGATTGGAGAAATTTACCACCTAGGAGGTGCCCTTTTAAAAGGTAATGAGCCTTTCTGCTCCTAACTAGACTGGGCCCACTTCAGATGACAGAGTCCTTTGAGCATTAGACCTATTTCCCTCTTGGTAAAAGCTACAAGAGCTCATGCTATAGTGGCATAGCCTTTGAGAACATGGGATCCCTTCCCTATTACACTGAGACATTACAATAGGACTGTGGAGAGTAACACAATTACTGCTTGCATGATGTATGAGAAGGAATGTAACCTAGCGTTTGGTTCCCTAACCCTCTTCTCCTAATCCTGGAAAACTGTTGATTCCTTCTGAGAACGCTTTACATTGTCCTCCCTGATGTGATATGTGAACTGAACAAAGACCTGTTCAAAAGGCATTGGATAACATTCTGGCTTGTGTATATTATCACTTCATTAAGAAAGATAGCTTACAATAAGTTTTATATTATCCATTATTGTTGTTTTACAAAACCATAGCTATCTCTGCCTTCTTAAAGTTCttccaagtatatatatatatatatatatgtataaattcctAAGATTTTAATGTTGAAACTTTTACACAGAAGTCATTGATAATATTGAGTTTCATTGCTCTTGATAGCTCATATctatctttctctccccccctccccccccgaggctggggttaagtgacttgcccaaggtcacacagctaggaagtgttaagtgtctgagaccagatttgaactcgggtcctcctgaattcagggctggtgctctctccactgtgccacctagctcatATCTATCTTGGAGACAACTGTGTCTTCCTCACTTATAGTCTTTCATTCTGAGagttaagttttatttatttgcctagaattggtttttcttttattcttgacctgattttctttcttttttttgaggctagccATCTTAAGACTTGCCACCTATATCCTACccacttttaaaaagtattaagacgtaggaaaaaaattttcttactATGAATTTCTCCATTCCTGACATTTTTGAACTATCCAAGTAGAAGAATTTAAGACTTCTTCCATAAGAGGaaattattggattatttgaattattttaatactAGTAAGATTAACTTCAAttttctattaataataataattgtcccTAAAATTTGTATGTTTTACACTTTACAAGACTTTCAGATAATTATCTCCTAAGTTTTATTGTCTTTGTCATAAACCCTGGTGTTTATTCTTTCAGGTTATATATAAGGAAACGGAGAAGTCTCAAAATTTAGAAATGGAGAATCTTCCATTCCCACCAACTAAAGCAGCAGCCAGTTCTCTTTTCAACACAGAGAGTAAATGTAAGAAGCAAAGggagaaatgtctttttttttttttaacattgattctttttttcctaattaactagaatcatttttttcccttttcatctcttcctccCAAAACACCCtaccaccccccccaaaaaaaaacaacaacccaaaagctttttaagaaatattcatttaGCCAAATTAATTCCTTTATTGGCTGTATTTAAAACATCCATGAGTTTGTCATAATTAGGGAACCTCTTGTTTTCTGGCCTCTGGAATCGTTTGTCATTGCATAGAACagaattcttaaatatttcagAGTTGAACACTTGTGTTCTATAAATCATCTTCTTGGTTCTGTTCCTTTTATCCTATATAACTTCTGTGTCTTCTTTGTATCTCTGAAACTATCCCTTAATTTTTGTGGCacaattatattgttatattcatagaatataatttattaagttCTTCCTCCATTTGAGAAGCATCTTTTTCAGTTTCCAGGTTTTTGTCACCAGATAAATATTGTTGTGCATATAGGtccattcttttttttgatctctttgggatctagaCTCAGTAGTGGTACCTCTGATAAGACATTCGCAGTTTAGAAAATTTGAAGGCCACATTCCAAATGGCTTTCCTGAAGGGCTGGATTGGTTCATAGCTTTACCAAAGGTACATTtatgtatcatttttttctggCATCCCTTCCATTTGTTATTGTTTGTGTGAACTTTGCCaatgaggcagaaaaatttgtaatttgaatttctcaattactgatttggaacacttttttatATGGCTCATGATAAATTGGGTGTCTCCcttcctgttcatatcccttaGTCAATTGGTAAATGGCTCttattaaaaatttgaatcatttctgttttttgaaaatgaaacctttatcagataAACTTGCTGTAGTTTTTTTCCACAATTAATTTGCCCCcttctaattattgcttcatTCAACCCATACttgtaaaattcattttttcaattaatgaaaatccaccttttctccctctcttatctccccattgtaaaaaagaaaactttattttactgataatgAATACTGGTTACAGCCCTCTATGtccaaacatgtatatatatgtgtgcacactCACCTACACATTTACACCTCATGCTAattctatttttacctttgtgtCAGGAGGTGGGTAACATGGTTGATTCTCTGAAATGATGGGTTGGTCCATTGCACTTACCAGTATTCTGCCCCTTTATGGGTGATCACAGTTGTGCTCAGCACAATTGTTCTAATTTTGATGCAGTTTGCTCTACCCCCTTCACTTTCCCTAAGCCAGAAACTATTTTGATTAAGACTAATGATTCCCTTAAtctgccttttcctttttccccttttcccccatgCCTGAATCTCCCCTTTCTCTAGTTTCCTTGAGTAAAGTTTGTGCGTGTGTACACTTCCCTCCTTTGACCAGCTCAGATAAAAGTGAAGTTCGGATGTCAGCTCTTCCCCTAATCCCTTCCCCCTTGCATGGTCTTCTACTTACACATTCAAATTACTTAATTCTACAAAGCTCTGCTTAAAGGTCAAAGGTCCATGTATCTCCCTCTAGAACTATAGTTTGCTGAATAAGTTCTTCTTGGTTACAAGTCTGTTATCTCTAGCTTTTTGGATTATCATATTCCTAACTCTACTCCTTCATGGTAGTGGCTGCTAGATCTTTTTtgatcctgattgtggcttttcattacttttaactgcttgcattttctttttttcctttaacctgGAAGCTGTGGATTTtggctggaaatttttttttttttttttgaggtttctttcaggaggtagccagtattttcttagtatttttaCTTAGGACTAGATGGGGGAcaactttttctcctttaatatgCCTTACTCATGCTCACTTGAGACCAGTTGTCTTGAATTATTTGTGCCTCATATGCTTTGAACACAAGGGCAAAATAATGGATTGGAGACCCACACTGTTCATTATCATTTTACCTCAGGCCTTCTACAGTGATATTCTGAaatggagagaaaacaaaattttcccAGATCAGCCAAAAGCAGTTTGTCTGGCTAAATGAATTATCTCTATACATGAAAAAGATGCAAAACAATGAGAggtgaaaggaggaggagggtggGTTAGTGGAGACCCAGGTTTCTTTCCTGGACCTCTTATCTTCTATTCAGTGATATTAATTAGATAATTCTGAAGGTTTTTTACTTGTGACTTGATGTGACTTAGAGATGAAATGGGGATTAATTGGGAATTAGCtgcaaaaaaacacatttaaatgaATGGGGCAGGAAAAgtataaatagggaaaaaaaaaataagatatttgagCTACAGATGACTGTGTTCTACTATTCCATTTGGTTACAATATTTCATTCAAGTGTGTAACCAGCTTTTCTTTGTAGATTAGCAGATCCACCACTATAGTTAGCATGGTGATTATTTGCCTGTTAATTAGAAACTTTTGACTTATACGCTGAGGGTTCCTGGAACCTGAGGTTTGGGGAGAAACGAAACAGGCACTTGTGTAAAGATGTCATACAGCCTATGTAGGTTAAGTGTAGTGGTTCAAAGCAAATGTCCTAATCCCTTAAATTTGTCtatctttaaaatacttttttttttgtatggctTTCTGATGGGGTCAAGAGAGACATTTTAAAAGAGATCTGACTACTTAGAACAAAAAGAGACACTGTTTAGATGTTTGCATAAACCAATTAAATTatttccacttaattttttttcttttgttctttctagaTGAGGTGGTCTCATCTCCAATTTCTTTACAGACATCGAAACCTGTCACTGATCGACCAAATCCTAAAATTGGTGTAGGAATGTTGGCATTTAGTCCAGACAATTGCTTCCTGGCTACGAGAAATGGTCAGTATCCTGTGAACCATATGTTTTATGTTAATGAATCTTCTCAAAAGAAAACCAAGGACAATGTTTTCTTCTGAGGGTTTTCCCAATTCATTTCTCCTGCAGAGAAAGAGTAGCTTTTACTATTTACCAGGACAAAGGAACAATTTTAAAAACGCATTCACAGGGTTGAGATATTCACATCATTTGTTAACTGTCCATTTGGGGGTAAAACATGAAGAGGAATTAATCTCGTAAACATGGTAGTAGAGTCATAAACCAATGTTAGTGTTACTTATTATCTTGAAGCAAAATAGAGCCCTTGTGATTGATTTTacagctaagaaaaaaaatgatatagtaGCTACATAACAATCAGCTCTTAGCCTTCCAGTTCTACAGGGACCTTTAAAGAGCTGGACTaaacaaaaatgatatttaaCTGGAACGAATAGGGTCtcattatgtgtatgtatgtataaagcaTATTCTTTCCACTAGATAACATTCCCAATGCTGTTTGGATCTGGGACGTACAAAAGTTGAAATTATTTGTGGTATTAGAGCATCTGGCAGCCGTCCGTTCCTTTCAATGGAATCCCCAGCAAGCCCAGCTAGCTGTGTGCACTGGGAGAAGTCAGGTGTACCTGTGGTCCCCGGCAGGCTGTGTGTCAGTGCAGGTACCAGTAGAAGGTGAGTGGAGGTGTAAAGTTATCTTGTGTCACACACTCATGATGCTTCCGATAATTAATAGATCTTGTATAATGCCGATTTGTTGCTATGAACTTTTTGGaatacttttgtttttacttttatcagGTGACTTTCAAATACTTTCTCTGTGTTGGCACCGAAGTGGGGACTCCATGGCCCTCCTAAGCAAAGATCAGCTCTGTTTATGTTACTTGGAAAGtgaaggaataaaataattacaGCCCCAAATCTTAAGGACTTCCTTGATATCTACATTTGAGTGAATAAGTGCTGCTATGTCAGAAATCcaatacacagttttataatgagggggaaaaaaaaaatcacatgacaaAGGTGGGAATCAAATCTTTGATTAACTTAATGccttgattttaaatatttttttacagtAAAGTGTCTTTGTACATGTCAGatagaaaaactaattttttttaataataaagacTTGAAAAGTTCACAAAGCAATGTGATGTACCTTTTTTCCATTATGATAGACTTGGGGCACGTTACCCTCTTTCTGGGATATCACTATGAAAAAAACAGGCTTGACTGATAGGATTACATGCCATCTCCTAAAACCTTTTCCCCTTCACCTTCTCTTTGTAACCATCATCAATTGTTCTCTTAGATTTGTTACTGCCTTGTGAGGTGCTGCCAATCTAAGCCTGTTTCAGAAAAGTTTGACCAAAACTACACATTAGAATCAGCCCTGAGGCACCAGGGAAAGCCTATCAACCAATATTTTACCTCATCTTTGTTAGAGAACTGGAGATGTTAGTTGCTAATGAAGCTGTACCTAAAAAACCCATGGGAAACTATTGAGTAACTTTGGTGTTATGTATGTTACCAGATGACTTATGTTCAAAAGTGTTAGGCATCTTCCTCTGCCAGAGCAGGTATGTTTACCTTCTCTGTAAAGGAAAACATCAagtggtggggttttttttggttttgttttgtttttaagtatgtAGATATTCTATTAAATTATATCCTTTAAAATTATAACCAGATAACTCATTTGTTGAAAGTGAATCATTTCaatacttgcccaaagtcaaaaaAGGAACAACACTGATAAAGTTGGAGTTGGCTTTACTACAAGATTACA from Sminthopsis crassicaudata isolate SCR6 chromosome 3, ASM4859323v1, whole genome shotgun sequence includes these protein-coding regions:
- the WRAP73 gene encoding WD repeat-containing protein WRAP73 isoform X1, which translates into the protein MNFSEVFKLSNQLSKFSPNGKFLASCVQYRLVVRDVSTLQILQLYTCLDQIQYLEWSSDSLFILCAMYKRGLVQVWSLEQPEWHCKIDEGSAGLVASCWSPDGRHILNTTEFHLRITVWSLCTKSVSYIKYPKACQQGITFTKDGRYMALAERRDCKDYISLFVCSDWQLLRHFDTDTQDLAGIEWAPNGCVLAAWDSCLEYKVLLYSLDGRLLSTYSAYEWSLGIKTIAWSPSSQFLAIGSYDEKVRILNHVTWKMITEFGHTATINNPKIVIYKETEKSQNLEMENLPFPPTKAAASSLFNTESKYEVVSSPISLQTSKPVTDRPNPKIGVGMLAFSPDNCFLATRNDNIPNAVWIWDVQKLKLFVVLEHLAAVRSFQWNPQQAQLAVCTGRSQVYLWSPAGCVSVQVPVEGDFQILSLCWHRSGDSMALLSKDQLCLCYLESEGIK
- the WRAP73 gene encoding WD repeat-containing protein WRAP73 isoform X2; amino-acid sequence: MKRQASCVQYRLVVRDVSTLQILQLYTCLDQIQYLEWSSDSLFILCAMYKRGLVQVWSLEQPEWHCKIDEGSAGLVASCWSPDGRHILNTTEFHLRITVWSLCTKSVSYIKYPKACQQGITFTKDGRYMALAERRDCKDYISLFVCSDWQLLRHFDTDTQDLAGIEWAPNGCVLAAWDSCLEYKVLLYSLDGRLLSTYSAYEWSLGIKTIAWSPSSQFLAIGSYDEKVRILNHVTWKMITEFGHTATINNPKIVIYKETEKSQNLEMENLPFPPTKAAASSLFNTESKYEVVSSPISLQTSKPVTDRPNPKIGVGMLAFSPDNCFLATRNDNIPNAVWIWDVQKLKLFVVLEHLAAVRSFQWNPQQAQLAVCTGRSQVYLWSPAGCVSVQVPVEGDFQILSLCWHRSGDSMALLSKDQLCLCYLESEGIK